A region from the Lycium barbarum isolate Lr01 chromosome 8, ASM1917538v2, whole genome shotgun sequence genome encodes:
- the LOC132607901 gene encoding uncharacterized protein LOC132607901: MRQAFVDGIDAFVDYAMTLETFQIHGLVRCPCVVCQCRNYETPEIVRLHLYKDEFEENYTVWTSHGETDSSFGRFQNFVVGESSRAVQPNVQNSRMYDMVQDAYGIHSEFESGNHDEEAPNEEASRFFEQLKNASRPLYERSPHSQLSIAVRLLSIKADWNVPQGAMDAVISLIHELVDPKLEIPENYYKAKRLVSKLGLSSMRIDCCESGCMLYYKGDNSLEFCKFCGRARFKRTRSGKRVVVKAMHYLPLTPRLKRLYASNSSAPHMRWHSENRRPPGVICHPLDGEAWKHFDATYPDFAAEPRNIRLGLCSDGFAPHSVSAAPYSCWPVFLTPYNLPPELCMTSPYIFLNCIIPGPRNPKVLIDVYLQPLINELKILWLEEVETFDVSLKQNFNLRATLMWTINDFPAYEMLSGWMTAGKLACPYCMENTKSFTLKHGRKNSWFDCHREEIWERVEYFPKVTEEPPYKFDGYGVAHNWTKQSIFWELPYWKDNILRHNLDVMHIEKNYFDNLFNTVMDVKGKTKDNPKARLDLQEYCRRRELWLQDKRNGVFKPKSSY; encoded by the exons ATGAGGCAAGCATTTGTAGACGGTATTGATGCTTTTGTTGACTATGCAATGACACTTGAAACTTTTCAAATTCATGGCTTGGTTAGGTGCCCTTGTGTAGTATGTCAATGTAGGAATTACGAAACACCAGAGATTGTTAGGCTTCATCTCTATAAAGATGAGTTTGAAGAAAATTATACAGTGTGGACTAGTCATGGAGAAACGGATAGTAGTTTTGGTAGATTTCAAAACTTTGTTGTTGGTGAAAGTAGTAGGGCGGTGCAACCTAATGTCCAAAATTCTAGAATGTACGACATGGTTCAAGATGCTTATGGGATACATTCCGAATTTGAATCCGGTAACCATGATGAAGAAGCTCCAAATGAAGAAGCTAGTCGTTTTTTTGAACAGTTGAAAAATGCTAGTCGGCCTTTATATGAAAGGAGTCCCCACTCTCAATTGTCTATTGCTGTTAGATTATTAAGCATCAAAGCAGATTGGAATGTTCCTCAAGGTGCAATGGATGCTGTGATTAGCCTTATACATGAATTAGTTGACCCAAAATTAGAGATACCTGAAAATTACTATAAGGCAAAAAGATTAGTGTCTAAGTTAGGACTCTCGTCGATGAGAATTGATTGTTGTGAAAGTGGATGCATGCTATACTATAAGGGTGACAACAGTCTAGAATTTTGTAAGTTTTGTGGAAGAGCTCGTTTTAAGCGGACTCGTAGCGGGAAGAGGGTTGTCGTTAAGGCGATGCATTACTTACCTCTTACAccaaggttaaagaggttgtatgCATCAAATAGCTCCGCTCCTCATATGAGATGGCACAGTGAAAATAGAAGGCCGCCTGGTGTTATATGTCATCCATTAGACGGAGAGGCTTGGAAGCATTTTGACGCAACATATCCAGACTTTGCGGCTGAACCACGAAACATTAGGTTGGGTTTATGTTCAGATGGATTCGCTCCACATTCTGTTTCTGCTGCACCATATTCTTGCTGGCCGGTTTTCTTAACACCGTATAATCTTCCACCTGAGTTGTGTATGACTAGTCCATATATATTCCTTAATTGCATCATTCCTGGCCCACGTAATCCAAAAGTTTTAATTGATGTATACTTGCAACCTTTGATTAATGAGTTGAAAATATTGTGGCTTGAAGAGGTTGAGACGTTTGACGTTTCTCTTAAGCAGAATTTTAATTTGCGGGCCACCTTAATGTGGACTATTAATGATTTTCCTGCCTACGAGATGTTGTCAGGGTGGATGACTGCTGGAAAGTTAGCTTGTCCTTACTGCATGGAGAATACTAAATCGTTCACTTTAAAACATGGCAGaaaaaattcatggtttgattgtcacc GAGAGGAAATTTGGGAGAGGGTTGAGTACTTTCCGAAAGTTACTGAAGAACCACCGTACAAGTTCGATGGGTATGGGGTTGCACATAACTGGACCAAACAGAGCATATTTTGGGAGTTACCATATTGGAAGGATAATATTCTCCGGCATAATCTTGATGTCATGcacattgaaaaaaattactttgacaATTTGTTCAACACAGTGATGGATGTTAAGGGCAAGACAAAAGATAATCCAAAGGCTAGATTGGACTTACAGGAATATTGTAGGCGTAGAGAGTTATGGTTGCAGGACAAACGAAACGGGGTCTTCAAGCCTAAGTCTAGTTATTAA